Proteins co-encoded in one Erinaceus europaeus chromosome 2, mEriEur2.1, whole genome shotgun sequence genomic window:
- the ZNF821 gene encoding zinc finger protein 821 isoform X1, whose translation MSRRKQTNPNKVHWDQVFAGLEEQARQAMMKTDFPGDLGSQREAIQQLRDQDSSSSDSEGDEEETTQDEVSSHTSEEDGGVIKVEKELENAEQPVGGNEVVEHEVTQNLNSDPLLGLCQCPLCQLDCGTREQLIAHVYQHTAAVVSAKSYMCPVCGRALSSPGSLGRHLLIHSEDQRSNCAVCGARFTSHATFNSEKLPEVLNMESLPPAHSEGPSSAEGKDITFNPPVYPAGILLVCNNCAAYRKLLEAQTPSVRKWALRRQNEPLEVRLQRLERERTAKKSRRDNETPEEREVRRMRDREAKRLQRMQETDEQRARRLQRDREAMRLKRANETPEKRQARLIREREAKRLKRRLEKMDMMLRAQFGQDPSAMAALAAEMNFFQLPVSGVELDSQLLGKMAFEEQNNSSLH comes from the exons GGGATCAAGTATTTGCTGGGCTCGAAGAGCAAGCCCGCCAGGCGATGATGAAAACTGATTTTCCTGGAGACCTTGGCAGTCAGCGAGAAGCTATCCAACAACTAAGAGATCAGGACTCCAGTAGCA GTGACAGTGAAGGTGATGAAGAGGAGACCACACAAGATGAAGTTTCTTCCCACACATCAGAAGAAGATGGAGGGGTGATCAAAGTGGAAAAAGAGTTAGAAAATGCAGAGCAACCTGTTGGTGGGAATGAAGTGGTAGAACATGAG GTTACACAGAATTTGAATTCTGACCCCTTACTTGGACTTTGCCAATGTCCCCTCTGTCAGCTAGACTGTGGGACTCGAGAACAGCTGATTGCTCATGTGTACCAG CACACTGCAGCAGTAGTGAGCGCCAAAAGCTACATGTGTCCTGTCTGTGGCCGAGCCCTTAGCTCCCCAGGGTCACTGGGTCGCCACCTCCTAATCCACTCGGAGGATCAGCGGTCCAACTGTGCTGTGTGTGGAGCCCGTTTCACCAGCCATGCCACGTTTAACAG TGAGAAACTTCCTGAAGTGCTTAATATGGAATCCCTACCCCCAGCCCACAGCGAGGGCCCCTCCAGTGCAGAGGGGAAGGACATTACATTTAATCCACCAGTGTAtcctgctggaattctgcttgtGTGCAACAACTGTGCTGCCTATCGTAAGCTACTGGAAGCCCAGACTCCCAGTGTACGCAAGTGGGCACTACGTCGACAGAATGAGCCTTTGGAAGTACGGCTACAGCGACTAGAACGAGAACGCACAGCCAAGAAGAGCCGGCGAGACAATGAGACCCCTGAAGAGCGAGAGGTGAGGCGTATGAGGGACCGGGAAGCCAAGCGTCTGCAGCGCATGCAGGAGACAGATGAGCAGAGAGCACGCAGGCTGCAGCGGGATCGGGAGGCTATGAGACTAAAACGAGCTAACGAAACCCCAGAGAAACGACAAGCTCGGCTCATCCGGGAGCGGGAAGCCAAGCGGCTCAAGAGAAGGCTGGAGAAAATGGACATGATGCTGAGAGCTCAGTTTGGCCAGGACCCTTCTGCCATGGCAGCCTTAGCAGCCGAAATGAACTTCTTCCAACTACCTGTAAGTGGGGTGGAACTGGACAGTCAGCTTCTGGGCAAGATGGCTTTTGAAGAGCAGAATAACAGTTCTCTGCACTGA
- the ZNF821 gene encoding zinc finger protein 821 isoform X2, with amino-acid sequence MSRRKQTNPNKVHCDSEGDEEETTQDEVSSHTSEEDGGVIKVEKELENAEQPVGGNEVVEHEVTQNLNSDPLLGLCQCPLCQLDCGTREQLIAHVYQHTAAVVSAKSYMCPVCGRALSSPGSLGRHLLIHSEDQRSNCAVCGARFTSHATFNSEKLPEVLNMESLPPAHSEGPSSAEGKDITFNPPVYPAGILLVCNNCAAYRKLLEAQTPSVRKWALRRQNEPLEVRLQRLERERTAKKSRRDNETPEEREVRRMRDREAKRLQRMQETDEQRARRLQRDREAMRLKRANETPEKRQARLIREREAKRLKRRLEKMDMMLRAQFGQDPSAMAALAAEMNFFQLPVSGVELDSQLLGKMAFEEQNNSSLH; translated from the exons GTGACAGTGAAGGTGATGAAGAGGAGACCACACAAGATGAAGTTTCTTCCCACACATCAGAAGAAGATGGAGGGGTGATCAAAGTGGAAAAAGAGTTAGAAAATGCAGAGCAACCTGTTGGTGGGAATGAAGTGGTAGAACATGAG GTTACACAGAATTTGAATTCTGACCCCTTACTTGGACTTTGCCAATGTCCCCTCTGTCAGCTAGACTGTGGGACTCGAGAACAGCTGATTGCTCATGTGTACCAG CACACTGCAGCAGTAGTGAGCGCCAAAAGCTACATGTGTCCTGTCTGTGGCCGAGCCCTTAGCTCCCCAGGGTCACTGGGTCGCCACCTCCTAATCCACTCGGAGGATCAGCGGTCCAACTGTGCTGTGTGTGGAGCCCGTTTCACCAGCCATGCCACGTTTAACAG TGAGAAACTTCCTGAAGTGCTTAATATGGAATCCCTACCCCCAGCCCACAGCGAGGGCCCCTCCAGTGCAGAGGGGAAGGACATTACATTTAATCCACCAGTGTAtcctgctggaattctgcttgtGTGCAACAACTGTGCTGCCTATCGTAAGCTACTGGAAGCCCAGACTCCCAGTGTACGCAAGTGGGCACTACGTCGACAGAATGAGCCTTTGGAAGTACGGCTACAGCGACTAGAACGAGAACGCACAGCCAAGAAGAGCCGGCGAGACAATGAGACCCCTGAAGAGCGAGAGGTGAGGCGTATGAGGGACCGGGAAGCCAAGCGTCTGCAGCGCATGCAGGAGACAGATGAGCAGAGAGCACGCAGGCTGCAGCGGGATCGGGAGGCTATGAGACTAAAACGAGCTAACGAAACCCCAGAGAAACGACAAGCTCGGCTCATCCGGGAGCGGGAAGCCAAGCGGCTCAAGAGAAGGCTGGAGAAAATGGACATGATGCTGAGAGCTCAGTTTGGCCAGGACCCTTCTGCCATGGCAGCCTTAGCAGCCGAAATGAACTTCTTCCAACTACCTGTAAGTGGGGTGGAACTGGACAGTCAGCTTCTGGGCAAGATGGCTTTTGAAGAGCAGAATAACAGTTCTCTGCACTGA